The Clostridia bacterium DNA segment CATGCACTTATGAAAATGGGGGAAAAGAAGACATGGGGAATTGCAACAAAGAAAGGTAGAGTCTGGGCCATGAAAAGAGGCACACTTGACGAATATCAGTCATGGTGTGATGATATAGCTGATTTGCTTACCTCCTGTGCTGATCGGACAACATTACCGGGTCTATCTTTTCTAGCTAGTACAACTCCAATAAATATGCTTGATGAGATTCCATTAGCAGTAATTCCTGACGATTCTTTTTTTAGAGCTAATCTCCTTTCAATAAGTATAAAAGGAGATAAAATATATACAAATGTTGTGCCCAATATTGAACCCCTCTCTTTTGATAAAACCACGGGTAACTTGATAAGTATTTTGTCTATAGAGTCATTCTCTTGTAAGATAATTATGAATTTCAAAAATTCTCCGTTATGGGCAGTTGTCTCAGATGAAGATATAAAAGTTACATTAGTTAAAAACCAAATCAATGTCACCACTGCAAGTCTGGAGAAGATTATAAACGATTTTCCACCCACTCTCATAATGCCAAAGGGTTATATTGTTGAGGGGAGAACCAAAATAACACCCAATAGCTCCGTAGAAAACTTACCAAACGGATTGTGGGTTAAAAAGGATTGGAGTAACTGTAACATAAAGGCTGAGGCATATAAGCCAAAACCAAAGCCTAAAGAATTACCAGTGATAAATCAAACTATAGAATATATCAAAGTCGAATTTGATAGACAATCAGACGTTCTAGTTCTTGATGATGGTGCACATGAAATAGCCGATGTGATCTGGATTCAAGGATCAAAACATATTATCCATTACATACATTGTAAGCCATCAAGTACCTCTAAGCCTGGCTGCCGTAAAGGAGATTGTGATATTGTTTTTACTCAAGCAATGAGAAGTGTTCACTGGGTGCACTCAGAGTTAATGTTTGAAAGACTGAGCGAGAGACTTGGTGGAAAGTCAAAAATTATTCTTGGGAACCAGCAGTTACTAGATGATATCGCGAAAAACTTTAGGGTAAACGAATGGCATTACAAAATTGTAGTCGCTCAACCCGGTTTTGATATAGTGAAAGTGTCAAATCGAATTAGGAAAAATAATAATATATATGAGTTGGCAATACCCACTTATGAGAGGATTATTGCAGGACTCGCTGACTTTGAAATATGGGGCAGCTAAATAACAATCGACTAGTTATCAAGAACGCAAGGTTAAAAATCGGCTCAAAACATAAGTGCCGTCCTCTTAAATCATTATTTACCTATTCGCGCGAAGTGATAAATAGAGAAATACATACCCGGTATCAATCTGTAGTTATGGTTCCAACCGGTTTTAGAAACTGATATAACCTTTCAATTTTGCCTACACTATTTAATTATTCACCATAGCTACATTTTTGCAGGGTATGCAGCAAGTGGGCACCAGCCCCAACTGACCATTAAACGATATTTGTATAAGTATAAAAAGCTCTCTGAGGGTTGACAAAATCCTCCGAAGCCCTTTGTTTTAAGCCTTTTTCAGCACATATGTGCCGGATAAGGCTTTTTCTTTTTGTATCAAAATCAGCAGGAACATAGATCCGACGAGTGGGTCAGGTAGCTTGCTGATAAATATCGGTCGAAGTGTTGCTAAGCACATAGATGATGACGATAACATCAAATACTATGCTCAAGAGCTCAAGCAAAATACATATAACCTAACTCGTATGAATATAATAATGCGTGGTATTCTACCGTCTAACATCACGACTCGCAACGGCGATACCTTAGAGGACGATTGGCCGTATTTTGAAAATAGTGATCCGGTTGGCACGTATAACCCCTTGTATGTAGATGCGGTTGTTTCCAATCCACCGTATTCGCAAAATTGGGATCCAGAAGGCAAAGAAACTGACCCGCGTTATGCTCGTTTTGGCCTGGCGCCAAAAGGTAAAGCTGATTACGCTTTTCTACTACACGACCTATATCATATCAAGCCTGATGGCATCATGACCATTGTTCTTCCACACGGTGTTTTATTTCGTGGTGGTGAAGAGGGTACAATCCGTAAGAATCTGATTGAGAACAACCACATCGATGTCATTATTGGGTTGCCTGTCAATATATTCTTTGGTACGGGCATACCAACCATCATCATGGTGCTTAAGCAAAAGCGTGAAAATACTGATGTGCTAATTATCGATGCATCTAAGGGTTTTGTAAAAGTTGGAAAAAATAATATACTTCAGGCTTCAGACATCAAACGAATTGCAGATACGGTAGCAGCACGTAAAGATGTGTCGAAGTTTTCTCGTGTGGTCTCTCGAAGTGAGATTCGCAGTAATGAATACAATCTCAACATCCCACGTTACGTTGATTCTTCCGAAGCTCCTGAAAGCTGGGATATTTATGCCTCCATGTTCGGAGGTATACCTAAAAAGGAAATTGAAGAACTTTCTGACTTTTGGCAGACTTTTCCTGAGCTGAAGACAGATTTGTTTATTAGGGACACTGGTGAGCATGTAGATGTTGCTGAGGGTAATCTCAAGGATATCATCAAAAATCATCCGAATGTAGTCTCTTTCAAAGAACACTTTGCGAGGGCTTTCGAAGGTTTTGATGTTGAGTTGTACACCCATCTTATAGAGGGGATGGAGACTTTAAATATTTCCAAGGAAGAAACTGTACTTAGCGATGAAATTTTCAGTCGTTTAGCATCTGTGCCACTAGTTGATGAATACAAGGCATACCAGCTCCTAAATGATGAGTGGGTCAAGATAGCTGTTGACTTGGAAATGATTCAAACAGAAGGCTTCGAAGCTACTAAGCAAGTTGAACCTAACATGGTCTCAAAGAAAAAGAATGGCAAAGATGTCGAAGTTCAAGAAGGTTGGCAAGGTAGAATTATACCATTTGATTTAGTTCAAGGAGCGCTACTTCACAAGGAAACAGTAGCTTTAAAAGCAAAAGAAGAACGCCTTATACAGGTAAATTCTTTGCAACAAGAAATCTTTGATTCGCTCACGGAAGAAGAAAAGGAAGATTTGAACGATGTTCTAAATGACGATAACACTGCATTTCTGACAAGTTCAGTGAGTAAAGTGGCTAAAGCGCTACTTAAAGAGCTACTTAAAGAGCATGCTGCGGAATACTACGCAGACGATAGCCCAGAGGGTAAGCTTCTTGCCATGAAGAGCTTGCTCGACGAAGAAAAGGCTCTAAAGAAAGATATTAAGACTGATTCCACAAAGCTGCACTTACTCACTAAAGAAACCATTGAAAACTTGCTAGATGAACAAGTCTATTCTTTACTGGAATTGAAATGGATCACTCCACTGATGTCAGAATTACAACAGATGCCGGCAGCTATTCTCGATGACCTTGCAGTGAAGGTACAGGCGCTTGCGGATAAATATTCTATTACCCTTTCTGATGTGGAAGAAGAAATAATTGAAACAGAAGGAATGCTCGCGTCCATGCTGGAACAGCTCACTGCCAGCGAAGTGGACATTAAGGGGCTGACTGAACTAAAAAAACTGTTGGGAGGTGAGTGAAATGCTTGAAAAAGCAAAAGTCCCCGCGATTAGGTTCAAAGGCTTTACCGACGCTTGGGAACAGCGTAAGTTGAAAGAAATTGCAGATAAGGTCGTAGAAAAGAATGTAAAACTGCAATTTACAGAAACATTTACGAATTCGGCAGAGTTTGGAATAATTAGCCAGCGCGATTATTTTGACCACGATATTTCAAATGCAGACAACTTGGGCTCCTATTATGTGGTAAGAAATGAGGATTTTGTTTACAATCCAAGAATTTCAACATTTGCACCTGTTGGACCAATTAACCGTAATAAATTAGGCAGAAACGGTGTAATGTCACCACTTTATACAGTTTTAAGAACTCATGACATTGATAACACTTTTCTCGAACAGTATTTTAGGAGCTTATATTGGCATTCGTTTATGAAATTGAACGGAGACTCAGGTGCAAGGTCTGAT contains these protein-coding regions:
- a CDS encoding N-6 DNA methylase, whose product is MPDKAFSFCIKISRNIDPTSGSGSLLINIGRSVAKHIDDDDNIKYYAQELKQNTYNLTRMNIIMRGILPSNITTRNGDTLEDDWPYFENSDPVGTYNPLYVDAVVSNPPYSQNWDPEGKETDPRYARFGLAPKGKADYAFLLHDLYHIKPDGIMTIVLPHGVLFRGGEEGTIRKNLIENNHIDVIIGLPVNIFFGTGIPTIIMVLKQKRENTDVLIIDASKGFVKVGKNNILQASDIKRIADTVAARKDVSKFSRVVSRSEIRSNEYNLNIPRYVDSSEAPESWDIYASMFGGIPKKEIEELSDFWQTFPELKTDLFIRDTGEHVDVAEGNLKDIIKNHPNVVSFKEHFARAFEGFDVELYTHLIEGMETLNISKEETVLSDEIFSRLASVPLVDEYKAYQLLNDEWVKIAVDLEMIQTEGFEATKQVEPNMVSKKKNGKDVEVQEGWQGRIIPFDLVQGALLHKETVALKAKEERLIQVNSLQQEIFDSLTEEEKEDLNDVLNDDNTAFLTSSVSKVAKALLKELLKEHAAEYYADDSPEGKLLAMKSLLDEEKALKKDIKTDSTKLHLLTKETIENLLDEQVYSLLELKWITPLMSELQQMPAAILDDLAVKVQALADKYSITLSDVEEEIIETEGMLASMLEQLTASEVDIKGLTELKKLLGGE